Below is a genomic region from Treponema sp. OMZ 798.
TAGTAGCCAAGGGGCCCAAAAGAGCGGCCGCCAAGGTAGGCGGTATCCATATCTTAGGATTCTTAATTATATTGGGCATATGAAGCATACTTGTGCCTATGCCTACGGCAAAACTTCCGCCTATACCGTTATCCCGATAGCTCATAACTGCAAAGCCTATCATTTGAGCGGCACAGCCTACGGTTGCAGCTCCTCCTGCAAGCCCCCCAAGGGAAAGCATCATGCAGATTGCAGCACTGCTTATAGGCAAGGTAAGAATTACACCTACCAAAACCGAAACGGTAACTCCCATCCAAAAGGGTTGAAGAGTAGTAGCTTCCATTATAATTTGCCCGAGCCATGTCATAAAAGAAGACATTCCGGGGCCGACTAAGGCGGCAATTACGGCTCCCGAAATAATAGTTACCATCGGGGTAACTATGAGATCAATCTTAGTTTCGTGGGAAACGGCTTTTCCAAGCTCGGTACTAATTATCGTTGCTATAAAGGCCCCCACAGGCCCACCCAATTTATTTCCTGCAAAACCTACTATCGTTGCCGAAAAAAGCACAAAGGTATGGGCTTTTAGCGAGTGGGCTATGGCTATACCGATTGCGGCCCCCGTCATATCCCGGCAAATAGGCCAGACGGTTTGAGTTAAAAAAGTAATATTAAGTTTAAGGCCTATGCTGTTTAAAATAGTACCTACTAAGAGAGAAGAAAAAAGCCCCATGGCCATCGCGCTCATTGCGTCAATAAAATAACGCTTAGCCGATATTTCAATGTTTTTTTTAGCCAAAAATGCTTTAAAAGAGTTTTCCATTTAAAATGCTCCCGGAATAAAATAGTGTATTTTTAGAAGAAAAGATATTGGAGAATATGGGGATCGAACCCACGACCTATTGATTGCGAACCAATCGCTCTACCAACTGAGCTAATTCCCCAAAGTTGTAAATAAACTCATCGCAAGAAATTACGGTATCCAATGTTACATCAAATGAAAAAAAAAAGCAATCAGGTATCTTGCTTTTTTCGTTTTTTTCCGTAGAATGATAATTATGAAAAAAAATATATATTTT
It encodes:
- a CDS encoding PTS transporter subunit IIC encodes the protein MENSFKAFLAKKNIEISAKRYFIDAMSAMAMGLFSSLLVGTILNSIGLKLNITFLTQTVWPICRDMTGAAIGIAIAHSLKAHTFVLFSATIVGFAGNKLGGPVGAFIATIISTELGKAVSHETKIDLIVTPMVTIISGAVIAALVGPGMSSFMTWLGQIIMEATTLQPFWMGVTVSVLVGVILTLPISSAAICMMLSLGGLAGGAATVGCAAQMIGFAVMSYRDNGIGGSFAVGIGTSMLHMPNIIKNPKIWIPPTLAAALLGPLATIVFKMENIPLGSGMGTCGLVGQIGTITAMETIGRGGLDTYFAILLLHFILPAVLTLFFTFLLRKINWIKDGDLKLDL